The proteins below are encoded in one region of Hordeum vulgare subsp. vulgare chromosome 3H, MorexV3_pseudomolecules_assembly, whole genome shotgun sequence:
- the LOC123441615 gene encoding uncharacterized protein LOC123441615: QGDAFHRHRHRHGGTVSSLRQQASHPSSILAQQAREGGDEEEGARTGLLRRRRSPPQPPATQGDNNSTSKDKKGEIARAIRDGLSSLSSPRTRLSLSCWTSHPIRRSRRGSGTAGGEHGTPADVKVTATRPPSRKVIAAGARSLIERNDFYCQECNTHK, encoded by the exons CAAGGAGACGCCTTCcaccggcaccggcaccggcacGGCGGCACCGTTTCCTCTCTACGGCAGCAAGCCAGCCATCCCTCGTCCATCCTGGCTCAG CAGGCGCGAGAGGGTGGAGATGAGGAGGAAGGCGCTCGCACGGGGCTTCTCCGGCGAAGGCGTTCTCCGCCGCAGCCGCCCGCCACACAAGGGGACAATAATAGCACGAGCAAGGACAAGAAGGGCGAGATCGCCAGGGCCATCCGAGACGGGCTATCGTCTCTCTCTTCTCCCAGGACCCGCCTCTCCCTCTCCTGCTGGACGAGCCACCCGATCCGGCGGAGCAGGAGGGGGAGCGGCACGGCCGGCGGCGAACATGGCACGCCAGCGGACGTGAAGGTGACGGCAACCAGGCCCCCCTCAAGGAAGGTGATCGCGGCGGGGGCCAGATCCCTCATCGAACGCAACGATTTCTACTGCCAGGAATGCAACACGCACAAGTAA
- the LOC123443471 gene encoding rhomboid-like protein 14, mitochondrial — protein MGVGMSSDGQDLGGRTLPLLAVRMLLQYGPTGASRPPVTAALIAANALVYLRPGAVDAHLPRLRHVMFNPHLIIKFSDLRRFFLSAFYHLSEGHFFMTMASLLHTGVKLETSMGSPEFASMVVSLLGLSQGFTLLLSKGLLLLGNDMAYYQYSAGFSGVLLGMNVVLNAREGNVVWQGVSVPSKYAALLELLVIHAFNPEAHLVCNVGGILAGLAYLLLRHGPERLAHMFSGIADVASQPVRFAKRLLRSAAHGGGSTVRRHVAPVPKEVGRGMWWRCITCSYDNSRHADVCEMCSTPHPDHAFSRRRHVQDGGNSELSVEEIRRRRLERFGG, from the exons ATGGGGGTCGGCATGAGCAGCGACGGGCAGGACTTGGGCGGCCGGACGCTGCCGCTGTTGGCTGTGCGGATGCTTCTACAGTACGGCCCCACCGGCGCAAGCCGCCCGCCCGTGACTGCCGCGCTGATCGCCGCCAACGCGCTGGTGTACTTACGCCCGGGCGCCGTCGACGCGCACCTACCCCGGCTCCGGCACGTCATGTTCAACCCCCACCTCATCATCAAG TTCAGCGACCTGAGACGTTTCTTCCTCTCAGCTTTCTACCACTTGAGTGAAGGTCACTTCTTCATGACCATGGCTTCTCTCTTGCACACGGGGGTAAAGCTTGAAACATCAATGGGCAGTCCTGAGTTTGCTTCCATGGTGGTTTCCTTGCTTGGCCTTTCTCAGGGCTTCACATTGCTCTTGTCCAAAGGGTTACTTTTGCTCGGCAACGACATGGCGTATTATCAGTATTCTGCTGGATTTAGTGGAGTGCTGCTTGGCATGAATGTTGTGCTGAATGCCCGAGAAGGCAATGTTGTCTGGCAAGGGGTGTCCGTTCCTTCAAAGTATGCGGCATTGCTTGAACTACTAGTCATCCATGCTTTCAATCCGGAGGCGCACTTGGTTTGCAATGTCGGTGGGATACTTGCTGGCCtggcctaccttttgctgaggcACGGTCCAGAACGTCTCGCTCATATGTTTTCAGGCATTGCAGACGTTGCGAGTCAGCCGGTGAGGTTTGCTAAGAGACTTCTGAGGTCAGCAGCCCATGGTGGGGGGAGCACTGTCCGGCGCCATGTTGCACCGGTGCCAAAAGAGGTTGGTCGAGGTATGTGGTGGAGATGCATAACATGTTCTTATGACAACTCGCGTCACGCAGATGTCTGCGAGATGTGCAGCACTCCGCACCCGGACCATGCCTTTTCCCGCAGACGGCATGTCCAAGACGGTGGCAACAGCGAGCTGTCAGTCGAGGAGATCCGCCGTAGGAGGCTTGAAAGATTTGGAGGATGA